GATGTTGTTTAGTTAGATTACAATTATAATAAGTTCGATCTAGATCAAAGGGATTGAGCTATAACCGACATAGTTTTTCAGGGAAAAAAATTGACCCCCCGGAAATCTTTGCTAATATGAATATATCAGAATTGATAGATTTATTCAGAAATACAGGATACAATGCAAGGAGACTAGCAGAGGCTGCAGACATAATGAAAAGAATGGTAGAATCTGATGCGACAATTTGCTTGACTATAGCGGGAGCATTAACTCCAATAGGATTTGGGAAGATTATATCAAGTATGATAGATAACGGTTTTGTAGATTGGATTGTTACAACAGGTGCAAATGCCTATCATGATTTACACTTTGCATATGACTTACCCGTTAGGCAAGGCCATTTTGATGTGGATGATGATATATTATATTCGAAACAAATCGTAAGAATTTATGATGTATATATAAAAGAATATGGTACCCTTCAATCCCAGGATACAATAATTCAAAAAAATATTCAAAATATATACCAAAACCATATCGACCTGACAAATAGCTCAACTGCTGATCTATCTTATTTGATAGGAAAAGAAGCTGCTGAAAAATCCAAGGCGCCTGACAAATCATTTATGGTCTCAGCATACAAATCTAATGTCCCTATTTATATGCCAGCACTCAGCGATTCTTCAATCGGATTGAACATGCTACCTTCAATGCTGGATGGAAAGAAAGCAATCAATCCTATAAAAGATATCGCAGAATCAACAGCAATCTTATGGAAAAGTAATGTATCAGGTGGATTAGAGTTGGGTGGAGGAGTGCCTAAGAACTTTTTTCAGCAGACCGGTCCAGCCCTGTACCAAATTTTAAAAATCAAGGAAGGAGGACATGATTTCATAATCCAGCTCACTGATGCGAGACCCGATACTGGGGGTCTATCAGGAGCGACATTGCAAGAGGGTAAAAGTTGGGGGAAGATTAAAACTTCGCACAAAGGAAATGTAATAGTTTATGGCGATACATCGGTCTATTTTCCAATTCTTTGTTCTTATCTGTTGAGTGAATGTAAACCAAGGAGTAAAAAACAAATTTACAAGAAGAAGGATTCCTGGGTTGAAGAAATGAAAACACAATATATGAAAAAAAATAAAACCAAATAGCAGGATGAATAAATAATAGTAATATAGAAAAAACAGAAAATAGACTAATGTATCTGTATACGTATGTCAGAATTCAATCAACTTTTGGTAAGAAGAATAAGAAACGGTACCGTCATTGATCATATAGAATCTCCGAGAGCGCTGCTTGTTCTTAACATATTAAATATTACAGGTCAAGAGGGGAATGTAATAACAGTAGCTTTAAACGTACCAAGTGTTAAACAGAAAAAAAAAGATATCATAAAAGTAGAAAACAAGTTTTTGGAAAAGAAAGAAACTGACAAGCTAGCATTAATTGCTCCTAATGCAACCATCAATATAATTAAAGATTACAAGTTAACCGAAAAGAGAAGAATTCAGCTTCCTGATAAGATAATAGGTTTTTTTAAATGTCCTAATTTAAGATGCATTACAAACACCGAAGAAGGATTGAGTTCGAAAATCGAAATAATTGACAAAAAAAATATACTATTGAAATGTCAATATTGTGCACGATCCATAACCACTAATGAATTAATTAAATAGAACATAAACATCAAGAAGAAGACTATGAATTGAAAAGAGAGAGATGATGTCTTTTGGTTTTTTTCCAAAATGATCTGAAAAAAGGTTGAACGTCCTATGATACGATCGCTAATTCATTCATATGCAGATGAAAAGTGTTATTCGTAACTAAATGTGTGATACTTTATGATCAAAATATGCTTGCCAACCTGTGTCACTCCCCTCTGCAAACTTCACAGGTGTAAGAACCATCTGCATAAAGTAGAAAATCAGACCATTCACCACATTCATCGCAATATCCAGAAATATTTCGTGGAGAACGTCCAATCTCGCCTCTTATAAGTAGCGATTTTTCAGAAACCACATCAAATAATTCCGGTGTAACGGCAAGAACATCAGACACCGAAATAATTCCGACTAAATTGCCTTTATGGGTCACTCCCAAACGCTTGATTCCATGTTGTCGTAAAAGTCTGGCAGCGGATGTAATACTTTCCTCTCCAGTGATGGTAATTAACTGGTTCATTATATCCGAAGCTTTGATATCAGAAGGGATTGAACCGGCAGCTATTGCTTTGGAAACAATATCCCAGTCAGTAATTATTCCAAGCGGTTTATCGTTATTTAAAATAACAATGCTTCCAATTTTTGCATTAGTCATAAGTTTTGAAATCGTGACAAGGTCATCGTTTGGTCCTGCATGAACTATAGGGCTATTCATGACATCACTAACTAATACACGAGTGGTCATGGCAGTAGTTTCATCTCTAATATCTTTAGACACATCAAATCTTCAGAGTTTGAATTTAATTACTTTTCTATTCGTATTTTGATTCGTACCCATCAATGTTTGAATTTAATTACTTTGGTAAGAAATTATTGAAATCATATTTTAACTCGCCTTTTTCAATAGGCAATAGTTTGAATTGACCTACAGGCAAGATTCTTACTATTTCATCTATTGACAAATGCTTTAGATGGTTTATCAAGCGTTCAGGATATTCATTTTTTATAGAGTAATCTACAAAATCAGATTTTATCTTTTTTGAAGCCTTTACAACATCAAAGCCAGATGGCATCATATTTCTTAAATATATAGATCTTTTCAAGATTGCAGAGAAAGGTCCAACAATAAATAATGGTCGGTCTTCAATAAAAGACAAACCAATTGCAAGCTTTATTTCCAAATTTTTTACAAAATTTCTCTTGCCTTCAATTATAAATGCCCCTTTTGGAAGATACTGACCTGTAGGTGCGCCTTTTTTTACCTGAGTAGGATAGACCCAATACGCATCAGCAGAAGAAAGATTATCCTTCCAGGACCTACTAAAAGATACAGTAGCCTGAGCAGTTTCAATGATACTTTGTGACAGATCCGCGCTGGTCTTGTTATTAGCGTTCTTTAATATAAAGAATGGAGAACCATTAACCTCTGCATGAAAAACATAGTCATTTTCTGTAAGATGTCTTCTTATAAGTACTGAATTTGACGATGAATCCCTGCCGCCTATAGTCAACACATCGTCAGTTGTAAGAAACCATCGATATTTTTCATACCATTCCTTATTAGTCAAAATCTTAATTTCTGATAATGGTTTTTTGTTTTTCTGTTTTTGAATTTTGTCCATTTGTTCAAGCAATTTTGAATGGGAATTCTCTATGGTAATCAATCCTCTTTCCATGTCCTTTGCGACATTAAATAGCAAGGAAGAAATTTTTGGGATGTTAGAATTCCCTATATCTATAGCTATTTTTTCATCTACAATCTCTAGATAATCTTTCCCTTTTATGCTCAAAATTTTAGCATCAGAAGCATGAAGTAATTTTGCAATCGAGTGTTTTCCTGGATTCAACACCCCGTCAGTCTCTTGCATAAGTAGATTGGCAAATTCTCTGAGCTTGTTTGATTTTGCAATAACTAAGTCTTTAGCTTTTTTCTGTTCATTCAAATCATGTTCTAATGATTCGATCTGTTTTTCTAATTCGGAGTTTCTCGATGAACTGGTATGTAAAACAGAATAGTTTAAGAATTCATCAATTGCATCAGTGTACAAGCTATATTTTCTAATATGATCAAGCGGAACATCGGATGGAGTTATCGGGCTTACGTCTGCAGGATTATTCTCATCATCTAAAATAATGCATGGGTCATGTCCAATACCGGTTGAAATATTTCTTATTAATGAGGTCAATTCTTCGAACAAGTTCTTTAGTTCAACTGAAGTCAGGTCTCTAACTTTCTTATTTGAGACTTTACTACTTTGAACTGCCAATTCGATAAATTTCTTTGAAATTGATAACGTTCGTCCTAACCATCTTTTTATATCAATATTGCCCTGATCGCTATTCTTGATTAAAGATAAAAAATCGTCATAATCTAAGGATAGAGGATCAGCTCCTCTAGAAGGAGGAGGAAAGTATTTCAACCCAGGTTTCAACACCCTATGTCGAACATTAATCGGATTTAGAATATTCAAAATCTTGTGAGAGTCATTACAAATTATTATGTTGCCATGACCAAACAATTCGACAATTAAATAATATTTCAATCCTTGAATAGATTGAAAAACAAATTGAACTATTCGTTCTCCAGATACAACAGAAATATCGATCAGTTTTGACCGTTCAAGATCAGTCTTAATTTTTTTTAAAGAGTCATTATCTTCAATAATAGAATATTTATACTTGGTAATACAGATTCCAAAGGAGGAAACTAGAAGTGAAACATCATTTTTTTGTGAATGGTGAAATTTTAGGATCAGAGTGTTTTTTGTTATAAGAGAAATATTGCTTATATAATAAATATCATCAATAACTTCTTTGATGTTATTTACAATATATCTAAGTTCAATCTCTGAAATAGCCATCTAAATTTATCATGATCTTATTGAATATAATAAGATACAATATACAATATACCGCTATTCGGAATTTGAGATTAGCAGAACCAAATGAATTTGAATTCAGGAATAGATTATTAGAATTGATAGTATTGTGAGGCTGTTTCAAACTCATGAATCGTTCGCAAGGAATGGGTCATCATGCGTGCAGACTTTGTCTTTTTCTGATCCAAGAAAGTAGGAATTAAATGTGGCTGATTAAAAACTAATAGCGCATATCCTTGCAAATAGAAGATAAAATATATTATTTAAGAGTCGTTATGGCTGCAATCGCAGGATCCATTTTGGGTGCCATCGTAAAACCTAATTCTGATCAATCCAATACTATAGGATTAACAATATTAGTAGGCATTATTTTTTACTCCATATCTCATATAATTGCAAGTAGGATGGCTGGGGACCTTCCTAAAGAAAAAAAGAAAAAAATAATTACAATAGCAATTTTTGGTTTTATTTTCATGTTACTTACGTTTATGGTATTAACATATACGGTGTTAAACCAACACATCATATGAAACGATGGAAATGAATTGGAATTATAAGACTCCTGGCATTCCTGATGAATTTTTTGACAGGATAGACAACGTACCAATTACAAAAGAAGACATTCGATCGATAATAATTAGCAAACTACGACTAAAAGAAGGGTTTACGACATTAGATATTGGATGTGGTAGTGGCAGTATAACTGCGGAGTTGATTCTTCAAACAAAAGGTAAAGTTTATGCTATTGATATGGACAAGGCTGCGATAGACCTTACGGAGAAAAATTTATCAAAATTTGGAATCTTAAATGATGCCATGATAATACATGGATTGGCTCAGGATGTATTACCAAAGTTGCCGAATGTTGACGCAATTGTAATAGGTGGAACTACTGGAGAAACCGAACAGATAATAAAATTAGCCATTTCCAAGTTAAATCAAGGGGGGAGATTAGTGGTCACATCCATCTTGATAGAAACTATATACAATGCACTTAGGGCCATGCAAGATTCAGAATTGCAAGAGATAGATATAACCCAGGTGACTATTGCAAAGGCAAAAAAGA
This Candidatus Nitrosocosmicus oleophilus DNA region includes the following protein-coding sequences:
- a CDS encoding CBS domain-containing protein; this encodes MSKDIRDETTAMTTRVLVSDVMNSPIVHAGPNDDLVTISKLMTNAKIGSIVILNNDKPLGIITDWDIVSKAIAAGSIPSDIKASDIMNQLITITGEESITSAARLLRQHGIKRLGVTHKGNLVGIISVSDVLAVTPELFDVVSEKSLLIRGEIGRSPRNISGYCDECGEWSDFLLYADGSYTCEVCRGE
- the pyrI gene encoding aspartate carbamoyltransferase regulatory subunit, encoding MSEFNQLLVRRIRNGTVIDHIESPRALLVLNILNITGQEGNVITVALNVPSVKQKKKDIIKVENKFLEKKETDKLALIAPNATINIIKDYKLTEKRRIQLPDKIIGFFKCPNLRCITNTEEGLSSKIEIIDKKNILLKCQYCARSITTNELIK
- the rqcH gene encoding ribosome rescue protein RqcH translates to MAISEIELRYIVNNIKEVIDDIYYISNISLITKNTLILKFHHSQKNDVSLLVSSFGICITKYKYSIIEDNDSLKKIKTDLERSKLIDISVVSGERIVQFVFQSIQGLKYYLIVELFGHGNIIICNDSHKILNILNPINVRHRVLKPGLKYFPPPSRGADPLSLDYDDFLSLIKNSDQGNIDIKRWLGRTLSISKKFIELAVQSSKVSNKKVRDLTSVELKNLFEELTSLIRNISTGIGHDPCIILDDENNPADVSPITPSDVPLDHIRKYSLYTDAIDEFLNYSVLHTSSSRNSELEKQIESLEHDLNEQKKAKDLVIAKSNKLREFANLLMQETDGVLNPGKHSIAKLLHASDAKILSIKGKDYLEIVDEKIAIDIGNSNIPKISSLLFNVAKDMERGLITIENSHSKLLEQMDKIQKQKNKKPLSEIKILTNKEWYEKYRWFLTTDDVLTIGGRDSSSNSVLIRRHLTENDYVFHAEVNGSPFFILKNANNKTSADLSQSIIETAQATVSFSRSWKDNLSSADAYWVYPTQVKKGAPTGQYLPKGAFIIEGKRNFVKNLEIKLAIGLSFIEDRPLFIVGPFSAILKRSIYLRNMMPSGFDVVKASKKIKSDFVDYSIKNEYPERLINHLKHLSIDEIVRILPVGQFKLLPIEKGELKYDFNNFLPK
- the cbiT gene encoding precorrin-6Y C5,15-methyltransferase (decarboxylating) subunit CbiT; the protein is MNWNYKTPGIPDEFFDRIDNVPITKEDIRSIIISKLRLKEGFTTLDIGCGSGSITAELILQTKGKVYAIDMDKAAIDLTEKNLSKFGILNDAMIIHGLAQDVLPKLPNVDAIVIGGTTGETEQIIKLAISKLNQGGRLVVTSILIETIYNALRAMQDSELQEIDITQVTIAKAKKTSSGTMMISRNPVIIFSGTK
- a CDS encoding homospermidine biosynthesis protein, with product MSYNRHSFSGKKIDPPEIFANMNISELIDLFRNTGYNARRLAEAADIMKRMVESDATICLTIAGALTPIGFGKIISSMIDNGFVDWIVTTGANAYHDLHFAYDLPVRQGHFDVDDDILYSKQIVRIYDVYIKEYGTLQSQDTIIQKNIQNIYQNHIDLTNSSTADLSYLIGKEAAEKSKAPDKSFMVSAYKSNVPIYMPALSDSSIGLNMLPSMLDGKKAINPIKDIAESTAILWKSNVSGGLELGGGVPKNFFQQTGPALYQILKIKEGGHDFIIQLTDARPDTGGLSGATLQEGKSWGKIKTSHKGNVIVYGDTSVYFPILCSYLLSECKPRSKKQIYKKKDSWVEEMKTQYMKKNKTK